The Toxorhynchites rutilus septentrionalis strain SRP chromosome 3, ASM2978413v1, whole genome shotgun sequence genome includes a region encoding these proteins:
- the LOC129772946 gene encoding uncharacterized protein LOC129772946: protein MAEMKASINALVARATSPQRTELPSTPSQVSARESNVQATLQAPLPSTSLNQRAIVPAQQPGDFSIFMKRQALTPLPKFSGSPKDWPKFKRIYEVSTRECAFSNHENLTRLEAALEGRAARSIQQLIINSENVPSIIERLEENFGNPKFIYEELLNDLQRLKKESRSIVVEMSDALENMVTNMTIINQEGYLLDARLIEDLVRKLPYNLQIEWTRHRMMTGGTPSLSQMSDWLKPHARIMRNMTSSIPTTARSHTHVHQENRITQSNQRKCEACQGNHKLLECTRFKAMKPNRRNELALKAKVCLSCLAFTNHIMRDCKKAKRCGINGCNYKHHPLIHKSHERNSNGPTESEGRSSPDIQEGEIHNHQQTTKSNVFYQIVPVTLKNNGKIINAFAFLDAGSSLSLIDEELANKLGLNGRIDPLTLKWTQNVTRNEQNSRRVQVRINGVNTKEFVMKGVSHLLIPFERRMRKPNEPAALRTKLGWFMFGNISSNVQGGHIMVIQQEEDMNEALQKYFSTEDFGVKLVKNLPKSAEEEKADEILKSTMKYKDGRYEVGLLWKDEETKFPNSYNNAAKRLTTIEKMLKKDPELKKWATETFADYEKKGYIRKLTEDEIMKPVPRVYYLPHFIVHNKNKMPPKPRLVFDAAAKIQGVSFNTELLSGPDATTSLFGVLVRFREGAIAVCGDIKEMFHQVRIRAEDQHAQRFLWRNCDSSKKPDVYVMQVMTFGSTCSPSCAQAVKNYNAEKFRKYCPVATDAIIKQHYVDDYLDSFDGLDKAAEIVLHVMKIHDHAGFHIRNFVSNRRELLQSLPSERVQSSEVKMFEEKDSITEKVLGVYWNTTSDTLGYQIKLDKLGSDVTQMTRLPTKREVLAFVMSVYDPLGLISNITVHGRILMQRLHIENIDWDDEIPEKLQSDWQHWLEIIKSAESITIPRYIFEERTDEVELHTFVDASEQAFCACVYVRSVSGNTAHVRLLSAKSRVAPVKPLSIPRLELQAAVLGSRLTKTIIEETRLKVVSKTFWSDSQTVLSWIKSPKRRNTFVMHRVGEILEDNRKNEWRWVPTEVNPADEGTKERLGKSQWFEGPDFLKLPESLWPSTEEKETDEELRETVLVHEELSKLSFIDEYKEYSDWWRLVKNLCVLNRTKERLRRGYIPYIEYKDYQRAENVLYRKMQWEAFPMEMETLFNGETIASGPLVSYAPFLDEAGVMRSGGRLRKAMSVPWTTRTPILLPKRHPYTYLIVKATHERYFHHGENTVIAALRQKYWILHVRTVLANVKKNCYKCKIRRATPVEPMMADLPYFRTEAHIPPFTNCGVDYFGPFEVAVRRSLEKRWGVIFTCLSTRAVHIEMAENLSTDAFMVVLRNFQNRRGKVTSIYSDNGTNFVGADRELRSLVNEINEKMGKGEAAKMEIQWRFNPPSAPHFGGAWERLIRNIKVALAEILKVWGRSKPSAATLQAAFIQAEFLVNSRPLTHIPVSCIDDEVLTPFHALIGRAGEYAPPYTPTTSQYDTAQWRRIQHYSKLFWNRWKKEYLPTLLKRNKNKKKVEPIKVNDIVLITDDDAPPGKWLKGRVIETIVASDGQVRQARIQTAKGVLKRPTVKIAVLDIIKPRSSL from the coding sequence ATGGCCGAAATGAAGGCCTCAATTAACGCTTTAGTCGCAAGGGCGACATCACCGCAGCGAACAGAGTTGCCGAGTACTCCATCACAAGTATCGGCAAGAGAATCCAATGTACAGGCAACGCTTCAAGCTCCGCTACCATCAACCAGTTTGAACCAAAGAGCGATTGTACCAGCTCAACAACCCGgagatttttctattttcatgaAAAGACAAGCTCTAACTCCCTTGCCGAAATTCAGCGGGTCACCGAAGGATTGGCCGAAGTTTAAGAGGATCTATGAGGTCAGCACCAGAGAATGTGCGTTTTCGAACCACGAAAACCTCACTAGATTAGAGGCCGCCCTGGAAGGACGAGCGGCTAGAAGTATTCAGCAGTTAATTATAAACTCTGAAAATGTGCCCAGTATAATTGAGAGACTGGAAGAGAACTTCGGGAATCCAAAATTTATTTACGAGGAATTATTAAATGATCTCCAACGATTAAAAAAGGAAAGTCGCTCGATAGTAGTGGAAATGTCAGACGCATTGGAGAATATGGTAACAAATATGACAATAATTAATCAAGAAGGTTACCTACTCGATGCCAGGCTAATAGAAGATTTGGTGAGGAAACTCCCATATAACTTGCAGATTGAGTGGACACGCCATAGAATGATGACTGGCGGTACCCCATCGTTAAGCCAAATGAGTGATTGGCTAAAACCTCATGCTCGAATAATGAGGAACATGACTTCTTCAATACCGACTACGGCTAGAAGCCACACACACGTTCATCAGGAGAACAGAATCACACAATCAAATCAACGTAAATGTGAAGCATGTCAGGGAAACCACAAACTCCTCGAATGCACAAGATTCAAGGCTATGAAGCCAAATAGGAGAAACGAATTGGCCTTAAAGGCAAAGGTATGCTTGAGCTGTCTCGCATTTACAAACCACATAATGCGAGACTGCAAAAAGGCAAAAAGATGTGGAATCAATGGATGTAACTATAAACATCATCCATTGATTCATAAATCtcatgagagaaattcaaatGGTCCAACCGAATCAGAAGGACGAAGTAGTCCAGATATACAAGAGGGTGAGATACACAATcaccaacaaacaacaaaatccAACGTGTTCTACCAAATAGTTCCTGTGACGCTGAAAAATAATGGTAAAATCATCAACGCGTTCGCTTTCTTGGATGCGGGGTCATCACTCTCTCTAATAGATGAGGAGCTTGCGAACAAGTTAGGGCTCAACGGAAGAATTGATCCGTTGACGCTAAAATGGACGCAGAACGTCACGAGAAATGAACAAAACAGCCGTAGAGTTCAGGTGCGAATCAACGGCGTAAACACCAAAGAATTCGTCATGAAAGGAGTGAGTCACTTGTTGATTCCATTCGAAAGGCGAATGAGGAAACCGAACGAGCCCGCAGCGCTACGAACCAAACTTGGATGGTTCATGTTCGGCAACATATCGTCCAACGTGCAAGGCGGACACATCATGGTCATTCAGCAAGAAGAAGACATGAACGAGGCTTTGCAGAAATATTTCTCCACCGAAGACTTCGGTGTGAAATTAGTCaagaatctaccaaaatcagcGGAAGAAGAAAAGGCTgatgaaattttaaaaagtacTATGAAATACAAAGATGGTAGATACGAAGTTGGACTGCTATGGAAAGATGAGGAAACGAAATTTCCAAATAGCTACAACAATGCAGCAAAAAGGCTGACAACAATTGAAAAGATGTTGAAGAAGGACCCAGAATTGAAAAAATGGGCAACAGAAACATTTGCGGATTACGAGAAGAAAGGCTACATCCGCAAACTGACAGAGGATGAAATCATGAAGCCGGTACCAAGAGTATATTACCTTCCACACTTCATTGtgcacaacaaaaacaaaatgccACCTAAGCCAAGGTTGGTTTTTGATGCGGCGGCAAAGATACAAGGTGTATCATTCAACACGGAGCTGTTATCAGGGCCGGATGCTACTACGTCACTGTTCGGCGTTTTAGTAAGATTCCGAGAAGGAGCAATTGCTGTCTGTGGAGACATCAAAGAGATGTTCCATCAAGTACGAATCCGAGCGGAAGATCAACACGCTCAGAGATTCTTGTGGAGAAATTGTGACAGCAGCAAGAAACCTGATGTTTACGTTATGCAGGTGATGACATTTGGATCAACCTGTTCACCGTCATGCGCACAAGCGGTAAAAAACTACAACGCTGAAAAATTCAGGAAATATTGTCCAGTGGCGACTGACGCAATCATAAAGCAGCATTATGTTGATGATTATCTGGATAGTTTTGATGGGCTCGATAAGGCAGCAGAGATAGTACttcatgttatgaaaattcaCGATCACGCAGGTTTCCACATCAGGAACTTTGTGTCGAACCGCAGAGAACTTCTTCAAAGCCTACCCTCGGAACGTGTACAATCATCTGAAGTCAAAATGTTTGAGGAAAAAGATTCTATTACTGAAAAGGTTCTTGGTGTATATTGGAACACCACGTCTGACACACTCGGCTATCAAATCAAACTAGATAAGCTTGGAAGTGATGTCACACAAATGACACGTTTACCGACCAAGAGAGAGGTACTAGCTTTTGTGATGAGTGTCTACGATCCACTGGGACTCATCTCGAATATAACTGTTCATGGAAGAATCCTCATGCAAAGGCTGCACATAGAAAATATAGATTGGGATGACGAAATTCCCGAGAAGTTGCAGTCAgactggcaacactggttagAAATTATTAAATCTGCTGAGAGCATAACGATACCAAGatacatttttgaagaaagaacTGATGAAGTAGAATTACACACCTTTGTGGATGCTTCTGAGCAAGCATTTTGTGCATGTGTATATGTAAGAAGTGTATCTGGAAACACAGCACATGTAAGACTTCTATCAGCGAAGTCTAGAGTAGCACCAGTCAAGCCGTTGAGCATACCACGGTTAGAGCTACAAGCGGCCGTGTTAGGAAGCCGATTAACCAAAACGATAATAGAGGAAACAAGACTAAAGGTCGTTAGCAAAACATTTTGGAGCGATTCGCAAACTGTGCTCTCGTGGATCAAAAGCCCGAAACGAAGAAATACATTTGTAATGCATCGGGTAGGTGAAATCCTGGAAGATAACAGGAAAAATGAATGGCGATGGGTACCAACCGAAGTAAACCCAGCCGATGAAGGCACAAAAGAAAGGCTAGGAAAATCACAATGGTTTGAAGGACCTGATTTCCTAAAGCTCCCAGAATCGTTATGGCCTTCTAcagaagagaaggaaacagacGAAGAattgagagaaactgtgctagTTCACGAAGAACTAAGCAAATTGAGTTTCATCGACGAGTACAAGGAGTACTCAGATTGGTGGAGGTTGGTGAAGAACCTTTGTGTATTAAACAGAACAAAGGAAAGATTACGTCGTGGGTACATTCCATATATCGAGTACAAAGATTATCAGAGAGCTGAGAACGTGCTCTATAGAAAGATGCAATGGGAAGCATTTCcgatggaaatggaaacatTATTTAATGGCGAAACAATAGCGTCAGGACCATTGGTCAGTTACGCACCTTTCCTGGACGAGGCAGGGGTAATGAGAAGTGGAGGACGTTTGAGGAAAGCCATGTCAGTACCATGGACGACTAGAACTCCAATATTGCTCCCGAAAAGACATCCATATACGTATCTGATTGTGAAAGCAACTCACgagagatatttccaccatggtGAAAACACTGTCATAGCAGCATTACGGCAGAAGTATTGGATACTGCATGTAAGAACAGTGCTCGCAAACGTCAAGAAGAATTGTTATAAGTGCAAGATACGACGAGCAACTCCGGTAGAGCCGATGATGGCAGATCTACCATACTTCCGTACAGAAGCGCATATACCTCCATTCACAAACTGCGGAGTAGATTACTTTGGACCTTTCGAAGTAGCGGTAAGGAGATCGCTAGAGAAGAGATGGGGCGTCATATTCACCTGTCTCTCAACAAGGGCAGTACATATTGAGATGGCAGAAAATCTCAGTACTGATGCGTTCATGGTCGTGTTAAGGAACTTCCAGAACCGAAGAGGAAAGGTCACCAGTATCTACAGCGACAACGGAACGAACTTCGTCGGAGCAGATCGAGAGCTAAGGTCATTAGTCAATGAAATCAACGAGAAGATGGGCAAAGGTGAAGCagcgaaaatggaaatccagTGGAGATTTAACCCACCTTCAGCACCACATTTTGGAGGCGCTTGGGAGAGATTAATCAGAAACATCAAAGTGGCACTAGCAGAGATCCTGAAGGTTTGGGGAAGGAGTAAGCCGTCAGCAGCAACGTTGCAAGCTGCATTCATTCAAGCAGAATTCTTAGTCAACTCTCGACCGTTGACACACATACCAGTCTCCTGCATCGACGATGAAGTGTTGACGCCATTCCACGCGTTAATAGGGAGAGCAGGAGAGTATGCACCACCGTATACACCAACGACCAGTCAGTATGACACAGCACAATGGAGACGCATTCAACATTATTCCAAGTTGTTTTGGAACCGATGGAAGAAAGAGTATCTACCGACTCTATTAAAGCGTAATAAGAATAAAAAGAAAGTAGAACCGATTAAGGTCAACGACATCGTCTTAATCACGGACGACGATGCCCCACCAGGAAAATGGCTCAAAGGACGGGTCATCGAAACGATTGTGGCGAGCGACGGGCAAGTTCGCCAAGCAAGGATTCAAACCGCTAAAGGTGTCCTGAAACGACCGACTGTTAAAATTGCGGTATTGGACATTATCAAACCAAGATCCAGCCTCTGA